TGGTTTGCGACTCCTTAGCTGCCCAGGAAAGCCGGCCACACCGGCATCTGCAGGTTGATGCCGTACACGAACGCACCCAGGCTGATCAGCACCAGCACTACGCCGTTGAGCAACGCGCCCTTCCAGCTGAATTCATGGCTCGCCATCGACGACACCAGCACCAGCACGAACACGGACAGCACCATGCCGAGCGGCTTGAGCAGCAGGCCGAACAGCACTACCGAACCCAGGATCCACAGCAGGGTCTTCAGGTCCCAGCGGGCAAGGTGGTCTTCCTCGCCCTTGGACGAGAGCGAGCCGAGCAGCACTACCGCGCCCAACACGGCGAGCACCAGGCCCAGCAGGAAGGGGAAATATCCGGGTCCCATCTTTGCGGCCGTTCCCATGGAATAGCCGCGTGCGACCCAGGAAAAGCCCAGACCGACCAGGATAAACATCAGGCCGGAGGCAAAGTCCTTTTGGCTGCGTATGCGCAAAACGATTCTCCTCAAAGTTCATGAAATGCAAGGCCGGGACGTGCGCTGGCTCTGCGCAACGCGGCATGCCGTGGGCATGGTTTCCGACGGATGGATCGAACCTTAAAGAGGTGATCTTTCAGGTGCCTTTCATTTGTCTTTGTTTACGGGTATTTACCGATATACCCTTTAAATAAGGGGTTTTTTGACAGAATGGGCTGCTTCAATACATCATGATGTGATGCATATGCTCGCAATGCCGTTCGTATTGGAAGTGGTGGTCGGCGCAGGCTGGATGAGGGTTGCTATTGGCCTGGCGAATAAGACGGCGCGCGCTTGCGTCAGGGCAAGGCGCGGCCGTTAAGACGCGCTGGTGTGTGCCGGCGCGTGTGCCGGGAGGGAGTGCCAGCGGTTGCAGGATGACAGGCTGATCTTTCGAATGGCTTTCAGCAAGCATCGGCGGGTGGCGCGGTATGGCAAAGTCGCCGGCGTAATCACGCTCCGCCGCGCCAGCGATCAGCTTCCCGCCGAAGCCGGCAATCACGCCCCCTCACAATCACACCTCCTCAACTAGGCAATCTGCATTGCCCCTGCCGCCATCGCTTGCTTCAGGCTTCGCCTGGCGGGATGGTCTCGCCACAAGCGTCGACGGCAGCGCTGGCCCGAAACGCCCCCCCGGGCGCCTGTACGCCGGGAAGTAGCCGTCCAGTTCGTCCAGCGTGGATTTGTCGCCGCCGGACAGCGCCACATAGCGCTCAGGATCCACAACCACGCGCTGCGTCCGGTACACATGCGTGTCAGGCGAAAAACCTAGCTTGAATTCCTGCAGAGAATCGTTCGCCGAACCCAATCCGCCGCCCAGGTGCAGGCAGCTCATGCGGTTAAGCCGGCCCCATTCGCGCGCGGCATGGATCACCGTCTTTGACGGCTGGCGATGACGGTATTCCCAATCCCAGCCTGCGAGGTGGTATTGCATGATGCCCGACTCGCGTGACACGGTGAACAATGCCCCGCCGATGACGCAGTCGTCCTCTTCGGCCACGAACAGCAACAGGTCGCTGCCGAGGGATCGCACCAGGGTCCGGTAGTATTGCGCGTCGAAGAAGTAATACGCTGACGCATTTAACCGCGTCATGGTTTCGTTGTAGAGCCGGATAAACCGCGGCAGCGTGGCGAAGTCACTATCTAGCCGTGCGGTGACGCCAGCGCGGCGGGCGCGGTTAATGCCGCGCTTGTGGCGCGCCTGGGTTTCCTGCCACAGCCGCTCCGGGCTCTTCGTGAGGTCGATCGAGACGGTGGCCCCTTGCTCGACCACCAACCCGAAGCGGCTCCGCCAGTCCGCATTCAGCAATGGGTGCATGCGGATAAACCACGACACGCAGCCTTCACGGCGCAGCAACGCCAGCGCGGCGCCAAGCGCCTCGTCGGCGAACCCGGCCGGTGCGCCGTGGCTCACTACCGGTCCTCCGTAACCGTAGGCCGAGGTGGCGTCCCAACTGACATTGGTAAGCGGCCGGCACACGAGCGGAACCAGCAAGTCGCGGGATCCGTCGGTGACATGGACGGCAGCCGCACTGCCGCGCTCACTGCGCTCTGCTGCTACGTACCAGCCTGGCGTGTGATGGCAGTCATGGTGGCAGCGTGCCAGCGTTTCCCGCCACGCTGGCATGCCTGGTTGAAGCAGGATCGATTGCATTGATGATTCCATATCAGAGAACCCGTGCCAGCGCGCTCAGCGCCGGGGCATTGGTCTCGCTGGCATCAGCTTACGGACTGAGGCGCCGCGATGCGCTTTCGATGGGTGAATGACTGGAATGACCGGAAAGTCGTGCCGTTCGCGTGGGCGAGGCCACCAGCCCGGCGGCACCCGCATCGAGGGCACAATTCACGCTGGCGCGAGAACTAGGCCACGATCATTGTTGCCAGGACGCCGAACGCGATCGCGCACACCGCTCACGGTGAGGGATCAGCCGCGTGGAGGACGCGGCAGGCGTGGCAGGTCGGGACCGGGCCGTGGCCCGTCGGTGTAATGCGGCCGGCTGGCACTACCCGCACAGGCCGCGGGATATAGCGGGGAGGGCGATAACAGCTGCTCGAAAGGATCGGGGCCGGGCTGCTCCGACGGCTCGGCGGCTTCCGAAGATGGTATGGGGTGGCCGGCGTCGCCGCGCTCTGCGAACTCGGCCTCGGCGGCCCTGGCCGTGGCGTCCGCCGACACGGTGTGCGCGACCGCATCCTCCCAGCCTTGGAGAGGCAGGAAGGCCAGCATCATGACCAGCAGAAGAAGCCGGATGGCGCGCACGTGAAGACGGTTTAGGGGGTTTAGGTATAGGTCCGACAAATTCTACAGGGCGCGGCACCGGGGGGTTCACGTCTATGTGGTCAACCACACATAGACCGGCGATATCGCGATGACATGGCGTACACGCCCCTGAGGCGTGTGCGGACGACAACGACGCGCAGCCCTGGCTTTGACTGGGACCTGGGCGTGATCGCACTGTCGGCGGTGATCGCCGTCGTGGTGTCGGTAGTGGCGCTGTGGCTGGCCACCACGGTGAAGACGGGCGGCAAGCAGCTGGCCGCGGCGGTGGTGATGGGCGTGGCGGTCTGCGGCATGCACTACACCGGCATGTCCGCCGGCACCATGGTCTGCACCAGCCCGACCTATGCGCCCAGCCTGTTCGCCATCGAGGGCGACAGCATCGGCTATGCCGTGTTCAGCCTGACGCTGATCACGCTGCTGGTGATCCTGGTGGTGGAAGCCACCCGCACCGGCGCCACCCCGGCCGCCCGGCCGCGCGACCTGGCCTGAGCGCCCACGGGCGCAGTCCGCTCCGGCCCATAGCTCCCTCGCGCCGGCGGGGGACGGGTGCCGCACTTTCCTCCCTGCCTGCGCCCGCCCCCCCGGCGCAGCGTCCACTGCATGATCGCCGCAGTCGCGGTAAGCTTGCGTTTTCACTGACGGCCGCGGCCGCGGGGTTGCCCGCCGCCGCGGCCTTGCCCTTCGCCCATCGAACGCCACCAAGGAGAACACGCATGTACCAGGATCTCGCCCTCTATATCGACGGTGAATTCATCAAGGGAGGCGACAGGCGCGAGCAGGACGTCATCAATCCGGCCACCGAGGAAGTGCTGGGCAAGCTGCCGCACGCGACCCGCGCCGACCTGGACCACGCGCTCGCCGCCGCGCAGCGCGCGTTCGAGAGCTGGAAGAAGTCCTCGCCGCTGGAGCGCGGCAAGATCCTGCGCCGCGTGGGCGAGCTGGCCCGCGAGCGCGCCAGGGAGATCGGCCGCAATATCACGCTGGACCAGGGCAAGCCGCTGGCCGAAGCCATCGGCGAAATCATGGTCTGCGCCGAGCATGCCGACTGGCACGCCGAGGAATGCCGCCGCATCTACGGCCGCGTGATTCCGCCGCGCCAGCCCAATGTGCGGCAGATCGTGGTGCGCGAGCCGATCGGAGTCTGCGCCGCATTCACGCCGTGGAACTTCCCGTTCAACCAGGCGATCCGCAAGATCGTGGCCGCGGTCGGTGCGGGCTGCACGCTGATCCTGAAGGGCCCGGAGGACTCGCCCAGCGCGGTGGTGGCGCTGGCGCAGCTGTTCCATGACGCCGGCCTGCCGCCGGGGGTGCTGAACATCGTCTGGGGCGTGCCCAGCGAAGTGTCGACCTACCTGATCGAATCGCCGATCGTGCGCAAGATCTCGTTCACCGGCTCGGTGCCGGTGGGCAAGCAGCTGGCCGCGCTGGCCGGCGCGCACATGAAGCGCGTGACCATGGAGCTGGGCGGGCATTCGCCGGTGCTGGTGTTCGACGACGCCGACATCGAGCCCGCCGCCGAGATGCTGGCGCGCTTCAAGCTGCGCAATGCCGGCCAGGTGTGCGTGTCGCCGACGCGCTTCTATGTCCAGGAGAAGGCCTACGACAAGTTCCTGGCGCGCTTTACCGAGGTGATCGGCTCGATCAAGGTGGGCAACGGCCTGGACGACGGCACCCAGATGGGCCCGCTGGCGCATGAGCGCCGCGTGCTGTCGATGGAGCAGTTCCTGGACGATGCCAGCCAGCGCGGCGGCAAGGTGGTGGCCGGTGGCTCGCGCATCAGCGCCCTCGGCAACGACAAGGGCTATTTCTTCGCGCCGACCGTGGTGACCGACCTGCCCGACGATTCGCGCCTGATGACCGACGAGCCGTTCGGCCCGGTGGCGCCGGTCACGCGCTTCAAGGACACCGCCGAGGTGCTGCGCCGCGCCAACAGCCTGCCCTTTGGCCTGGCCTCGTATGTGTTTACCAACTCGCTGAAGACCGCAACGGAAGTTTCCAACGGGCTGGAAGCGGGCATGGTCAACATCAACCACTTCGGCATGGCGCTGGCCGAGACGCCGTTCGGCGGCATCAAGGACTCGGGCATCGGCAGCGAGGGCGGCCTGGAGACGTTCGACGGCTACCTTGTGACCAAGTTCATCACCCAGGTCTGAAGCCGAACGACGGCGACAGCCATTGAGGCGGCCTGCCGCCGGCTCCCTCCCGGAGCCGGCGGCGCCCTCCCCGTCAGCGGAAGAAGATGCCGCGCGTCAGGAACGTATAGTTCGCTTCTTCCGCCATCAGCCAGACCAGCACCAGCAGGCACAGCGGCGGGACCAGGATGGCGCAGATCAGCGCCATGCGTTCCCATGCCATGTGCATGAACACCGCCACGATCAGCCCCGCCTTCAGCGCCATGAACACCAGGATCAGCGTCCAGCGCAGGTAGCCGGTGACGTGGAAATAGTCGACCAGGTAGGACAGCGTCGACAGCACGAACAGCAACAACCAGATCTTCAGGTACAGCCCGATGGGATGCTGCTGGCCGCTATGCGCGCCGGCATGCCCGGATTCGTGCGCGGCCGGCTGCGCGGGCGTCGTGGAGCCTGCGGGGGATGCGGGAGTCGATGCCATGGCCGCCCTCACCAGAGATAGAACAACGCAAAGATGAACACCCAGACCAGGTCAACGAAGTGCCAGTACAACCCGGCGATCTCGACGATCTGGTAGTTGCCGGTGGCTTCGTAGCGCCCGCGCAGCACGCGCGTGGCCACCACCAGCAGGTAGATCACGCCGCACGACACGTGCAGGCCGTGGAAGCCGGTGATCATGAAAAACGTCGAGCCGAACTGCGCCGCGCCCATCGGGTTGCTCCACGGCCGCACGCCCTCGTCGACGATCAGCTTGGTCCATTCAAACGCCTGCATGCCGACGAAGAGCATGCCGAACAGCGCCGTCACCAGCATCAGCAGCGCGCATTCCCGGCGCGCGCGCCGGTAGGCAAAGTTGACGGCCATCGCCATGGTGCCGCTGCTGGTGATCAGCACGAAAGTCATGATAGCGATCAGCAGCAGCGGGATATCGGCGCCGCCCACGTGCAGCGCGAATACCTCGCTGGGATTCGGCCATGGCACCGTGGTCGCCATCCGCACCGACATATAGCCGGTCAGGAAGCAGCTGAAGACAAAGGTGTCGGACAGCAGGAAGATCCACATCATGGTCTTGCCCCACGACACCTTGAAGGCCTGCTGGTCCGACGACCAGTCGGCCAGCAGGCCGCGCACCCCGCCAAGTGGCGGAGCCGCGGGCGGCGTGGCCGACGGTGAAGACAGTTGCGTTGACATGCCGCTCTCCTCCTCTTGCGCGTGCGTGCCCGTCCTAGGCCGTGCCGCAGAGATAGCGCACCAGCTCGGGCGTGAGCCAGCCCAGCGCCGCCAGCAGCACCACCCATACCGCCAGCAGGAAATGCCAGTAGCGCGAGCACAGCCGCATGCGCAGCACGGCAACTTCGCCGCTGCCGCGCGCGGCAACCGCGAAGCCCCAGCCCACGAGCCCGCCCAGCACGTGCAGGCCGTGCATGGCGGTCAGCAGGTAGAAGAAGCTGCCCGCCGGATTGCCGGCCGGCATGACCTGCATCGCGCCCAGCGCCTGCCAGGCCCACAGCTGCGAAACCACGAAGGCGGCCGCGCCCAGGCCGCCGAGGCGCAGCGCCAGCCGCGCCACGCCCATGCTGCCGCGGCGTGCCGCGCGCGACGCCACCTCCATCGCCGCGCTGCCGGCGGCGAGCAGGGCGGTGGACAGCCACACCTGCCACGGCAGCGCGATGCGGTGCCAGTCCGGGCTGTCCATGCGCAGCGCATAAGCGGTCAGGAACAGCCCAAACAGCGACGTGACCACTCCCATGAACACCCACAGGCCGGTGCTTGCCGGCGAGCGGCGCCGCGGGTGGCGGTGCGCGGCATTCTCGCCGGAGGGGTTGCCGCCGAAGTCGTCGCGGCTGACCTTGTAGACGGCGTCGGCGTTCATGCTACGGCTCCGCGGCTGGCGTGGGGTTCAGGCTCCGATCCACCCGCTTCGGGCGGCGCATTCTGCGCGATGAAGTCCTCGGGCGCGCCCGGCACGCTGTAGGCATAGGCCCAGCGGTACACCACCGGCAGGTGCGGGCCCCAGTTGCCGTGCACCGGCGGCGTCTGCGGCGTCTGCCACTCCAG
This genomic window from Cupriavidus oxalaticus contains:
- a CDS encoding tripartite tricarboxylate transporter TctB family protein; this encodes MRIRSQKDFASGLMFILVGLGFSWVARGYSMGTAAKMGPGYFPFLLGLVLAVLGAVVLLGSLSSKGEEDHLARWDLKTLLWILGSVVLFGLLLKPLGMVLSVFVLVLVSSMASHEFSWKGALLNGVVLVLISLGAFVYGINLQMPVWPAFLGS
- a CDS encoding GNAT family N-acetyltransferase, producing the protein MQSILLQPGMPAWRETLARCHHDCHHTPGWYVAAERSERGSAAAVHVTDGSRDLLVPLVCRPLTNVSWDATSAYGYGGPVVSHGAPAGFADEALGAALALLRREGCVSWFIRMHPLLNADWRSRFGLVVEQGATVSIDLTKSPERLWQETQARHKRGINRARRAGVTARLDSDFATLPRFIRLYNETMTRLNASAYYFFDAQYYRTLVRSLGSDLLLFVAEEDDCVIGGALFTVSRESGIMQYHLAGWDWEYRHRQPSKTVIHAAREWGRLNRMSCLHLGGGLGSANDSLQEFKLGFSPDTHVYRTQRVVVDPERYVALSGGDKSTLDELDGYFPAYRRPGGRFGPALPSTLVARPSRQAKPEASDGGRGNADCLVEEV
- a CDS encoding NAD-dependent succinate-semialdehyde dehydrogenase; the encoded protein is MYQDLALYIDGEFIKGGDRREQDVINPATEEVLGKLPHATRADLDHALAAAQRAFESWKKSSPLERGKILRRVGELARERAREIGRNITLDQGKPLAEAIGEIMVCAEHADWHAEECRRIYGRVIPPRQPNVRQIVVREPIGVCAAFTPWNFPFNQAIRKIVAAVGAGCTLILKGPEDSPSAVVALAQLFHDAGLPPGVLNIVWGVPSEVSTYLIESPIVRKISFTGSVPVGKQLAALAGAHMKRVTMELGGHSPVLVFDDADIEPAAEMLARFKLRNAGQVCVSPTRFYVQEKAYDKFLARFTEVIGSIKVGNGLDDGTQMGPLAHERRVLSMEQFLDDASQRGGKVVAGGSRISALGNDKGYFFAPTVVTDLPDDSRLMTDEPFGPVAPVTRFKDTAEVLRRANSLPFGLASYVFTNSLKTATEVSNGLEAGMVNINHFGMALAETPFGGIKDSGIGSEGGLETFDGYLVTKFITQV
- a CDS encoding cytochrome C oxidase subunit IV family protein, whose protein sequence is MASTPASPAGSTTPAQPAAHESGHAGAHSGQQHPIGLYLKIWLLLFVLSTLSYLVDYFHVTGYLRWTLILVFMALKAGLIVAVFMHMAWERMALICAILVPPLCLLVLVWLMAEEANYTFLTRGIFFR
- a CDS encoding heme-copper oxidase subunit III family protein, which produces MSTQLSSPSATPPAAPPLGGVRGLLADWSSDQQAFKVSWGKTMMWIFLLSDTFVFSCFLTGYMSVRMATTVPWPNPSEVFALHVGGADIPLLLIAIMTFVLITSSGTMAMAVNFAYRRARRECALLMLVTALFGMLFVGMQAFEWTKLIVDEGVRPWSNPMGAAQFGSTFFMITGFHGLHVSCGVIYLLVVATRVLRGRYEATGNYQIVEIAGLYWHFVDLVWVFIFALFYLW
- a CDS encoding bb3-type cytochrome oxidase subunit III; its protein translation is MNADAVYKVSRDDFGGNPSGENAAHRHPRRRSPASTGLWVFMGVVTSLFGLFLTAYALRMDSPDWHRIALPWQVWLSTALLAAGSAAMEVASRAARRGSMGVARLALRLGGLGAAAFVVSQLWAWQALGAMQVMPAGNPAGSFFYLLTAMHGLHVLGGLVGWGFAVAARGSGEVAVLRMRLCSRYWHFLLAVWVVLLAALGWLTPELVRYLCGTA